A window of the Diceros bicornis minor isolate mBicDic1 chromosome 30, mDicBic1.mat.cur, whole genome shotgun sequence genome harbors these coding sequences:
- the LOC131394427 gene encoding olfactory receptor 7D4-like, whose amino-acid sequence MVTVLGNLFVILVISSDSHLHTPMYFFLSNLSFIDICFISTTILKMLVNIQAQNKDISYKECLTQKLDHFSDVHRGDPHAEPLHLKPEEQGCEGGPGKAPQPSSLVSMVFHWPRN is encoded by the exons ATGGTCACTGTTCTTGGGAACCTGTTCGTTATCCTGGTCATTAGCTCTGACTCCCACCTCCAcactcccatgtacttcttcctctccaacttGTCATTCATAGACATCTGCTTCATCTCCACCACCATCCTGAAGATGTTAGTGAACATCCAGGCACAGAACAAAGACATTTCCTACAAAGAATGTCTCACTCAG AAGCTCGATCACTTCAGTGATGTACACCGTGGTGACCCCcatgctgaaccccttcatctaAAGCCAGAGGAACAAGGATGTGAAGGGGGCCCTGGGAAGGCTCCTCAGCCAAGCAGCCTCGTCTCGATGGTATTCCATTGGCCTCGGAACTAA